From the genome of Elusimicrobiota bacterium, one region includes:
- a CDS encoding U32 family peptidase, which translates to MELLAPVGSKESFITAIRAGADAVYIGVPDFNARISASKISFYDLEVLISHAHEKKVKVFLALNTLIKHEEIHDVVKNITYIEHLKPDALIIQDLGIAGIIRKYFPEIQLHASTQMAVHNRMGVDFLAQHGFKRAILARELSFAELNIIAKGSPIPLEVFCHGALCFSLSGMCLFSSFIGGLSGNRGRCTQPCRRRWQNGKNLGYLFSPRDLELAGHIGKLKKIGIASFKIEGRMRSSEYVYR; encoded by the coding sequence ATGGAACTTTTAGCTCCCGTCGGATCAAAAGAATCTTTTATTACCGCCATTCGCGCAGGGGCGGACGCCGTTTACATCGGCGTCCCCGATTTTAATGCGCGTATTTCCGCATCAAAGATCAGCTTTTACGATCTCGAGGTGTTAATCAGCCACGCTCACGAAAAAAAGGTAAAAGTATTTCTTGCCTTGAATACCTTAATCAAACACGAAGAAATTCACGATGTGGTAAAAAACATTACCTATATTGAGCACCTCAAGCCGGATGCATTAATCATTCAGGATCTCGGTATTGCCGGTATCATTAGAAAATATTTTCCGGAAATACAGCTTCACGCGAGCACCCAGATGGCGGTGCACAACAGAATGGGGGTAGATTTTCTTGCCCAGCACGGATTTAAACGCGCTATTTTGGCGCGGGAGCTTTCTTTTGCCGAGCTCAACATAATTGCCAAGGGTTCTCCGATTCCGTTGGAAGTATTTTGTCACGGGGCGCTGTGTTTTTCATTGTCCGGTATGTGTCTTTTTTCAAGTTTTATCGGGGGATTAAGCGGGAACAGGGGAAGATGCACCCAGCCCTGCCGACGCCGCTGGCAAAACGGAAAAAATCTCGGCTACCTTTTTTCGCCGCGGGATTTGGAACTCGCCGGGCATATCGGAAAACTAAAAAAAATCGGTATCGCGTCGTTTAAAATAGAAGGACGCATGCGAAGCAGCGAGTATGTATACCGCG